The following proteins come from a genomic window of Stigmatella erecta:
- a CDS encoding acyl-CoA desaturase has protein sequence MQTDTPALATPEKINWWASIPFLGIHAMCLFVLSVGAKPVDVLVCLALYVIRMWGVTAGYHRYFSHRAYKTNRVFQFILAFVATSSAQKGVLWWAANHRHHHRESDTEQDIHSPLHKGFWWSHMGWIMCPKYEQTRFESIKDFARFPELRFLNRFHLLPPILLAVTLFFVGGFSMLIWGFFVSTTLLYHGTFTINSLSHIFGNRRYRTTDTSKNNLFLAIITLGEGWHNNHHYYQNTANQGWFWWEVDISYYSLKVLSWMRVVSDLRTPSDQVKYAYKKYTPEMQAELKASTNFWGAVADRKKAAEDKMREALTAAADHLPSASAPAPQQQ, from the coding sequence TTGCAAACCGACACTCCCGCCCTGGCCACCCCCGAGAAGATCAACTGGTGGGCGTCCATTCCCTTCCTGGGCATCCATGCGATGTGCCTGTTCGTCCTCTCTGTGGGGGCGAAGCCCGTGGACGTGCTGGTGTGCCTGGCGCTCTACGTGATTCGCATGTGGGGCGTCACCGCCGGGTACCACCGCTACTTCAGCCACCGGGCTTACAAGACGAACCGCGTTTTCCAGTTCATCCTGGCGTTCGTGGCCACCTCGTCCGCGCAGAAGGGCGTGCTCTGGTGGGCGGCCAACCACCGGCACCACCACCGCGAGTCGGACACCGAGCAGGACATCCACTCGCCGCTGCACAAGGGCTTCTGGTGGAGCCACATGGGCTGGATCATGTGCCCGAAGTACGAGCAGACGCGCTTCGAGAGCATCAAGGACTTCGCGCGCTTCCCGGAGCTGCGCTTCCTCAACCGCTTCCACCTGCTGCCGCCCATCCTGCTGGCCGTGACGCTGTTCTTCGTGGGCGGCTTCTCGATGCTCATCTGGGGCTTCTTCGTGAGCACCACGCTGCTCTACCACGGCACCTTCACCATCAACTCGCTCAGCCACATCTTCGGCAACCGCCGCTACCGCACCACGGACACCAGCAAGAACAACCTGTTCCTGGCGATCATCACCCTGGGCGAGGGCTGGCACAACAACCACCACTACTACCAGAACACCGCCAACCAGGGCTGGTTCTGGTGGGAGGTGGACATCAGCTACTACTCGCTGAAGGTGCTCTCCTGGATGCGCGTGGTGAGCGACCTGCGCACGCCCTCGGACCAGGTGAAGTACGCCTACAAGAAGTACACGCCCGAGATGCAGGCCGAGCTGAAGGCCTCCACCAACTTCTGGGGCGCCGTCGCCGACCGGAAGAAGGCCGCCGAGGACAAGATGCGCGAGGCCCTGACGGCCGCGGCGGACCACCTGCCCTCGGCCTCGGCGCCCGCGCCCCAGCAGCAGTAG
- a CDS encoding peroxiredoxin gives MLKPGDTAPDFTVRDHTGRTHSLSDYRGKTVVLWFYPKADTPGCTAEGCGFRDHKAGYQQKNAEILGISFDTPEENRAFSEKFGFNFPLLCDTDRKVGLAYGACDDAQAPNARRVGVIIGPDGKVKEYSPKVDARSFPQQALAGL, from the coding sequence ATGCTCAAACCAGGAGACACGGCGCCGGACTTCACGGTCCGCGACCACACGGGCCGGACGCACTCGCTGTCCGACTACCGGGGCAAGACGGTGGTGCTCTGGTTCTACCCGAAGGCGGACACCCCCGGCTGCACGGCCGAGGGCTGCGGCTTCCGCGACCACAAGGCGGGCTACCAGCAGAAGAACGCGGAGATCCTCGGCATCAGCTTCGACACGCCCGAGGAGAACCGGGCGTTCTCGGAGAAGTTCGGCTTCAACTTCCCCCTGCTGTGCGACACCGACCGCAAGGTGGGGCTGGCCTACGGGGCGTGTGACGATGCCCAGGCGCCCAACGCGCGCCGCGTGGGCGTCATCATCGGGCCGGACGGCAAGGTAAAGGAGTACTCCCCCAAGGTGGACGCGCGGAGCTTCCCGCAGCAGGCGCTCGCGGGGCTCTAA
- a CDS encoding RNA polymerase sigma factor, protein MSNYPRFRAFLLRRTGSEPVAEEVLQGVLVRVLERGAPALEGARWMAWFYRVLRNALADHVRHARAGERALAREARDAAGAVLQPGLKRSVCQCLHRELEALKPEYARAVRQVDLEERSLAEAAEASGITPNNAAVRLHRARQALKKRLEKTCGACAAQGCLDCDCARSAAALVHERKDGD, encoded by the coding sequence GTGTCGAACTACCCCCGCTTCCGCGCCTTCCTCCTGCGGCGGACGGGCAGCGAGCCCGTGGCGGAGGAGGTGCTCCAGGGCGTCCTCGTCCGGGTGCTGGAGCGGGGGGCCCCGGCGCTGGAGGGCGCGCGGTGGATGGCGTGGTTCTACCGGGTGCTGCGCAATGCCCTGGCGGACCACGTGCGGCACGCGCGGGCCGGGGAGCGGGCCCTGGCCCGGGAGGCCCGGGACGCGGCAGGGGCGGTGCTCCAGCCCGGGCTGAAGCGCTCGGTCTGCCAGTGCCTCCACCGCGAGCTGGAGGCGCTCAAGCCCGAGTACGCGCGGGCCGTGCGCCAGGTGGACCTGGAGGAGCGCTCGCTGGCGGAGGCCGCCGAGGCCTCGGGCATCACCCCCAACAACGCGGCCGTGCGGCTGCACCGGGCCCGGCAGGCCCTCAAGAAGCGGCTGGAGAAGACGTGCGGCGCATGCGCGGCCCAGGGGTGTCTGGACTGTGACTGTGCCCGGTCCGCCGCGGCGCTTGTTCACGAGCGGAAGGACGGGGACTGA
- a CDS encoding copper oxidase, with translation MDRRSFLKWSGLATSAAMVSKAQAAPEALTGGRPPPARVVAPGGQVAVVTPNGATLPMKTVGKVKVGHLIAGEFEHEFAPGMKALAWGYNGRTPGPTIEVTEGDRVRLYVTNRLPEPTTAHWHGVILPNGMDGVAGLTQRPIPPGETYVYEFTLRHPGTFMYHPHFDEMTQMALGMMGMFIVHPKVPVGPRVDRDFVLMTHEWRLDVGAKRPDPNEMTDFNVLTFNSKSFPATEPLLVGKGERVRIRLGNLSAMDHHPIHLHGLSFKLTATDGGYVPPSAQIPETTVLVPVGSTRVIEFVPDEPGDWAMHCHMTHHVMTQMGHGMPNMVGADTRKLDHRMSRVMPDFMTMGTMGMGGMGEMEMPMPPNSLPMRGGPGPFSYIDMGGMFTILKVRDDPDRADPNGWYVHPPGTVAGPATAQQLAADGIELPDGPREG, from the coding sequence ATGGATCGCCGTTCATTTCTGAAGTGGAGCGGCCTCGCTACGAGCGCGGCCATGGTCAGCAAGGCCCAGGCCGCGCCGGAGGCCCTCACCGGGGGCAGGCCGCCGCCCGCGCGGGTGGTGGCCCCGGGTGGCCAGGTCGCCGTCGTCACGCCCAACGGGGCCACGCTGCCCATGAAGACGGTGGGCAAGGTGAAGGTGGGCCACCTCATCGCCGGAGAGTTCGAGCACGAGTTCGCCCCGGGCATGAAGGCGCTCGCCTGGGGCTACAACGGCCGGACGCCGGGGCCCACCATCGAGGTGACGGAAGGGGACCGGGTCCGCCTCTACGTCACCAACCGGCTGCCGGAGCCCACCACGGCCCACTGGCACGGCGTCATCCTGCCCAACGGCATGGATGGCGTGGCGGGGCTGACCCAGCGCCCCATTCCGCCCGGGGAGACGTACGTCTACGAGTTCACCCTGCGCCACCCGGGCACCTTCATGTACCACCCCCACTTCGACGAGATGACCCAGATGGCGCTCGGCATGATGGGGATGTTCATCGTGCACCCGAAGGTGCCGGTGGGCCCGCGCGTGGACCGGGACTTCGTGCTGATGACGCACGAGTGGCGGCTGGACGTGGGCGCCAAGCGGCCGGACCCCAACGAGATGACGGACTTCAACGTCCTCACCTTCAACAGCAAGTCCTTCCCGGCCACCGAGCCCCTGCTGGTGGGCAAGGGCGAGCGGGTGCGCATCCGCCTGGGCAACCTGAGCGCCATGGACCACCACCCCATCCACCTGCACGGGCTGTCCTTCAAGCTCACGGCCACGGATGGGGGCTACGTGCCGCCGTCCGCGCAGATTCCGGAAACCACGGTGCTTGTGCCGGTGGGCAGCACCCGCGTCATCGAGTTCGTGCCGGACGAGCCGGGCGACTGGGCCATGCACTGCCACATGACACACCACGTCATGACGCAGATGGGGCACGGCATGCCGAACATGGTGGGCGCGGACACGCGGAAGCTGGACCACCGGATGAGCCGCGTCATGCCGGACTTCATGACCATGGGAACCATGGGCATGGGGGGCATGGGCGAGATGGAGATGCCCATGCCGCCCAACAGCCTGCCCATGCGCGGCGGCCCGGGCCCGTTCTCGTACATCGACATGGGCGGCATGTTCACCATTCTCAAGGTGCGCGACGACCCGGACCGCGCCGACCCGAACGGCTGGTACGTGCACCCGCCAGGCACCGTGGCGGGCCCGGCCACCGCGCAACAACTGGCCGCCGACGGCATCGAGCTCCCCGATGGACCCAGGGAAGGCTAG
- a CDS encoding TolC family protein, producing the protein MGTNRSVAGLAVLLGWTGCVSPSMQSDLTRVRELTRVPLSSQLALPRDEAQGLPEEVRALLQQPLTAEAAVRIALLNNRELRASLRELGVARGQLVQAGVLPNPSVEVELHQQEDPGQPFSPQTEIRVEYGLSRALLSVVRSQVARSELEAARYRTAGTVVELGYTVRVAHYALQAAQQRMAIATQALDAFAAARDASRALFEAGNIPELDTATQEAAYESARATVAQLELETLERREQLQRLLGLHGEATAWTVTDTLPRLAEQAPAFEDLERQALTASLELAEAQRRLEGTAQRSGLTRAEGWIPDVTVGVIAEREGHGAPSHGEWTWGGAIHFTVPLFDRQQGARAASEAEFDALMERYQGMAIDIRSAAREARNRVESTYLRARQSQQVLLPARQRVMRQTLLQYNAMQIGIFQVLQARREQLDAELAYVGLLQEHWTAQAALDALLAGRRAGAPRGAGTAPSLAGGAEAGGH; encoded by the coding sequence ATGGGAACTAACCGGTCCGTGGCCGGGCTCGCGGTGCTGCTGGGGTGGACCGGGTGCGTCTCCCCGTCCATGCAGTCGGATCTCACCCGGGTCCGGGAGCTCACGCGGGTGCCGCTGTCCTCGCAGCTGGCCCTGCCCCGGGACGAGGCGCAGGGGCTGCCCGAGGAGGTGCGGGCGTTGCTCCAGCAGCCGCTGACCGCGGAGGCCGCGGTGCGCATCGCGTTGCTGAACAACCGGGAGCTTCGCGCCTCGCTGCGGGAGCTGGGGGTGGCGCGCGGCCAGCTCGTCCAGGCGGGGGTGCTCCCCAACCCCTCGGTCGAGGTGGAGCTGCACCAGCAGGAGGACCCCGGGCAGCCGTTCTCGCCCCAGACGGAGATCCGTGTCGAGTACGGCCTCTCGCGGGCCCTGCTCTCGGTGGTCCGCTCCCAGGTGGCCCGCAGCGAGCTGGAGGCGGCCCGGTACCGCACCGCGGGCACCGTCGTGGAGCTGGGGTACACCGTGCGCGTGGCCCACTACGCGCTCCAGGCGGCGCAGCAGCGCATGGCCATCGCCACCCAGGCCCTGGATGCCTTCGCCGCCGCCCGGGATGCCAGCCGGGCCCTCTTCGAGGCGGGCAACATCCCCGAGCTGGACACCGCCACCCAGGAGGCCGCCTACGAGTCGGCCCGGGCCACCGTGGCGCAGCTCGAGCTGGAGACGCTCGAGCGCCGCGAGCAGCTCCAGCGCCTCCTGGGCCTGCATGGGGAGGCCACCGCCTGGACGGTGACGGACACCCTGCCGCGCCTGGCCGAACAGGCCCCTGCCTTCGAGGACCTGGAGCGCCAGGCCCTCACGGCCAGCCTGGAGCTGGCGGAGGCCCAGCGCCGCCTGGAAGGCACGGCCCAGCGCTCCGGGCTGACGCGCGCGGAGGGCTGGATTCCGGACGTCACCGTGGGGGTGATCGCCGAGCGGGAGGGCCATGGGGCCCCCTCGCATGGGGAGTGGACGTGGGGCGGGGCCATCCACTTCACGGTGCCGCTGTTCGACCGCCAGCAGGGAGCGCGCGCCGCCTCCGAGGCGGAGTTCGACGCGCTGATGGAGCGTTACCAGGGCATGGCCATCGACATCCGCTCCGCGGCGCGCGAGGCGCGCAACCGCGTGGAGTCCACGTACCTGCGCGCCCGGCAGTCTCAGCAGGTGCTCCTGCCGGCCCGGCAGCGCGTCATGCGGCAGACCCTGCTCCAGTACAACGCCATGCAGATCGGCATCTTCCAGGTGCTCCAGGCCCGCCGCGAGCAGCTCGACGCGGAGCTGGCCTACGTGGGGCTGCTCCAGGAGCACTGGACGGCCCAGGCCGCGCTGGACGCCCTGCTCGCGGGGCGGCGCGCGGGAGCACCCCGGGGCGCGGGGACCGCGCCATCGCTGGCCGGTGGGGCCGAGGCGGGAGGGCATTAG
- a CDS encoding heavy metal translocating P-type ATPase has product MTCASCARRVERALAEVPGVHEAAVNFATQRASGRYEPRQARPDALAEAVARAGYRALARAPGEQTQGEPRALQRELRLAVALTVPLLVIAMSHGALPGTEGPWGRWLQFALATPVVLGPGRRFFTRAWAALRHRTADMNTLVALGAGAAWSYSTAALVAPGLFAHAGHGRVPHLYFEAAAAILTFVLLGKLLEARAQRRLLDAVRGLMALQPQRARRLQGEHEEDVPLGQLVPGDTVRVRPGERIPTDGEVVRGASAVDESMLTGEGLPVDKAAGAPVFGGTLNQSGALIVRVLQTGQGTALARIIEAVEQAQGSRAPIARLADAVSGVFVPIVLGIAAMTFGVWVGLDPSSEGLATALERFVAVLVIACPCALGLATPAAVAVGTGRGAELGILIKGGAALEAASRIDTVLLDKTGTLTEGKPSLTEVIALPPRAASPLLSWTASAERESEHPIARALVEGARERGVPLRPVEGFRSEAGHGIEAQVEGHTVRVGTRAWLGLAGIDAHPLEADAGRLAAQGQTPFFVAVDGALAGLVAVADRPTGAARPVVSALGAMGLDTLMVTGDRASTAQAVAHELGIRTVFSEVKPEDKARIVREQRARGRTVAMVGDGINDAPALAEAHVGIALGTGTDIAVAAADVTLLRGGLAALPTALQLARATLRTVRQNLFWAFLYNGMGIPLAAGLLYPWTGWLLSPIVASVAMSLSSVSVLANSLRLRRFQPPASLPVHP; this is encoded by the coding sequence ATGACGTGCGCCTCGTGTGCCCGGCGTGTCGAGCGAGCCCTCGCCGAGGTTCCAGGGGTCCACGAGGCGGCGGTCAACTTCGCCACCCAGCGCGCCTCCGGGCGCTATGAGCCGCGGCAGGCCCGCCCGGACGCCCTGGCCGAGGCCGTGGCCCGCGCGGGTTATCGTGCCCTTGCCCGGGCCCCGGGCGAGCAGACCCAGGGTGAGCCCCGGGCGCTCCAGCGGGAGCTGCGGCTGGCCGTGGCGCTCACGGTGCCGCTCCTGGTCATCGCCATGTCCCATGGCGCCCTTCCCGGGACGGAAGGGCCGTGGGGCCGGTGGCTCCAGTTCGCCCTGGCCACGCCGGTCGTCCTGGGCCCCGGGCGCCGCTTCTTCACCCGGGCGTGGGCCGCGCTCCGGCACCGGACCGCCGACATGAACACACTCGTGGCCCTGGGCGCGGGGGCCGCCTGGAGCTACTCGACGGCCGCGCTCGTGGCGCCCGGGCTCTTTGCCCACGCCGGGCATGGCCGGGTGCCCCACCTCTATTTCGAGGCGGCCGCCGCCATCCTCACCTTCGTGCTCCTGGGCAAGCTCCTCGAAGCCCGCGCCCAGCGCCGGCTCCTGGACGCGGTGCGTGGCCTGATGGCCCTTCAGCCCCAGCGGGCCCGGCGCCTCCAGGGCGAGCACGAGGAGGACGTCCCCCTGGGCCAGCTCGTGCCGGGCGACACCGTGCGCGTGCGGCCTGGAGAGCGCATCCCCACGGACGGGGAGGTGGTGCGCGGCGCCTCGGCCGTGGATGAGTCGATGCTCACGGGCGAGGGCCTGCCCGTGGACAAGGCGGCGGGGGCCCCGGTCTTCGGCGGCACGCTCAACCAGAGCGGCGCGTTGATCGTCCGCGTCCTCCAGACGGGTCAGGGCACAGCACTGGCGCGCATCATCGAGGCCGTCGAGCAGGCCCAGGGCTCACGCGCCCCCATTGCCCGGCTCGCGGATGCGGTCAGTGGCGTCTTCGTCCCCATCGTGCTCGGCATCGCGGCGATGACCTTCGGGGTCTGGGTGGGGCTGGACCCGAGCAGCGAGGGCCTCGCCACGGCGCTCGAGCGGTTCGTGGCGGTGCTCGTCATCGCCTGCCCGTGCGCGCTGGGGCTCGCCACCCCCGCGGCCGTGGCCGTGGGCACCGGACGCGGCGCGGAGCTGGGCATCCTCATCAAAGGAGGCGCCGCGCTCGAGGCGGCCAGCCGCATCGACACGGTCCTCTTGGACAAGACGGGGACGCTCACCGAGGGCAAGCCCTCGCTCACGGAGGTCATCGCCCTCCCCCCCCGGGCCGCCTCCCCCCTGCTCTCCTGGACCGCCAGCGCCGAGCGCGAGAGCGAGCACCCCATCGCCCGTGCCCTCGTCGAGGGGGCCCGCGAGCGCGGCGTGCCGCTCCGCCCCGTGGAGGGCTTCCGCTCGGAGGCCGGCCACGGCATCGAGGCCCAGGTGGAGGGCCACACCGTGCGCGTGGGCACCCGGGCCTGGCTGGGCCTGGCGGGGATCGACGCCCATCCGCTCGAAGCGGACGCCGGGCGCCTCGCCGCCCAGGGGCAGACGCCCTTCTTCGTCGCCGTGGACGGGGCGCTCGCGGGGCTCGTGGCCGTCGCGGACCGGCCCACCGGGGCGGCCCGCCCGGTGGTGAGCGCCCTGGGCGCCATGGGCCTCGACACCCTCATGGTCACGGGCGACCGGGCAAGCACGGCCCAGGCGGTGGCGCATGAACTGGGCATCCGCACGGTGTTCTCCGAGGTAAAACCCGAGGACAAGGCCCGCATCGTCCGGGAGCAGCGCGCCCGCGGCCGGACGGTGGCCATGGTGGGAGATGGCATCAACGACGCCCCCGCGCTCGCCGAGGCCCACGTGGGCATCGCCCTGGGCACGGGCACGGACATCGCGGTGGCCGCGGCGGACGTCACCCTGCTGCGAGGGGGCCTCGCCGCCCTGCCCACCGCGCTTCAGCTCGCGAGGGCCACCCTGAGGACCGTGCGCCAGAACCTCTTCTGGGCCTTCCTCTACAATGGGATGGGGATTCCGCTGGCCGCCGGGCTTCTCTATCCTTGGACGGGGTGGCTGCTGTCCCCCATCGTCGCGAGCGTGGCCATGTCGCTGTCGAGCGTGTCCGTGCTGGCCAACTCCCTGCGCCTGAGGCGCTTCCAGCCTCCGGCCTCGCTGCCCGTTCACCCCTGA
- a CDS encoding cupredoxin domain-containing protein produces MKPLRTLFLASTLALLLPRGASAEEAAAPAGEAAPAVREIEVIVDRGYKPVRIEAVEGERVRLKFIRREYTPCTREVILPSLNIRQELPPNKPVTVDLPPLKAGDVEFLCGMKMFRGTLVVTPRPG; encoded by the coding sequence ATGAAACCGCTCCGAACCCTCTTCCTGGCCTCCACCCTCGCCCTGCTGCTGCCGCGGGGGGCCTCGGCCGAGGAGGCCGCCGCCCCCGCCGGGGAGGCCGCCCCCGCCGTGCGCGAAATCGAGGTCATCGTCGACCGGGGCTACAAGCCGGTGCGCATCGAGGCCGTGGAGGGCGAGCGCGTCCGGCTCAAGTTCATCCGGCGCGAGTACACGCCGTGCACCCGCGAGGTCATCCTGCCCTCGCTGAACATCCGCCAGGAGTTGCCCCCCAACAAGCCCGTCACCGTGGACCTGCCGCCCCTCAAGGCCGGGGACGTGGAGTTCCTGTGCGGCATGAAGATGTTCCGCGGCACGCTGGTGGTGACGCCCCGCCCAGGCTGA
- a CDS encoding pirin family protein: protein MASPLLETAPLGFPWVTVDPFLFCVHHDDAYPRANAQMGPAASLAGRQLGQDFEGKDGWRMYHGETVPGFPQHPHRGFETVTLARRGVIDHSDSLGATARFGEGDAQWLTAGSGVVHSEMFPLLHEDKPNPVELFQIWLNLPAADKLAPPHFSMLWNRDIPRCAFQDEAGRGTEVTVVAGQLDGRRAPPPPPRSWASRPDSDVAIWTIRMAPGAVWTLPPASGPRVNRTLYFFKGEALKVADQAVKSHLALALRPEVPVRLEATGACEVLLLQGRPIGEPVVQHGPFVMNHRAEIQQAFQDYQRTGFGGWPWRRDDPVHGREEGRFARHADGRAERSEG from the coding sequence ATGGCAAGCCCCCTTCTGGAGACCGCGCCGCTTGGCTTTCCCTGGGTGACGGTCGATCCCTTCCTGTTTTGCGTACACCATGACGATGCCTACCCGCGGGCCAATGCGCAGATGGGGCCCGCGGCGTCCCTCGCCGGCCGGCAGCTCGGCCAGGACTTCGAGGGCAAGGACGGCTGGCGCATGTACCACGGGGAGACCGTCCCCGGTTTCCCCCAGCACCCCCACCGCGGCTTCGAGACGGTCACCCTCGCGCGGCGAGGGGTGATTGACCACTCCGACTCGCTGGGCGCCACGGCGCGCTTTGGCGAGGGAGACGCCCAGTGGCTCACCGCGGGCTCGGGCGTCGTGCACTCGGAGATGTTCCCCCTGCTGCACGAGGACAAGCCCAACCCGGTGGAGCTGTTCCAGATCTGGCTCAACCTGCCGGCCGCCGACAAGCTCGCCCCGCCGCACTTCTCGATGCTGTGGAACCGGGACATCCCGCGCTGCGCCTTCCAGGACGAGGCGGGGCGGGGCACCGAGGTGACGGTGGTGGCGGGGCAGCTGGACGGGCGGCGCGCGCCCCCGCCCCCGCCGCGCTCGTGGGCCTCCCGCCCGGACTCGGACGTGGCCATCTGGACGATTCGCATGGCGCCGGGCGCCGTGTGGACGCTGCCGCCCGCCTCGGGGCCGCGCGTGAACCGCACGCTCTACTTCTTCAAGGGCGAGGCGCTGAAGGTCGCGGACCAGGCGGTGAAGTCCCACCTGGCCCTGGCGCTGCGGCCCGAGGTGCCGGTGCGGCTCGAGGCCACCGGCGCGTGCGAGGTGCTCCTGCTGCAGGGCCGGCCCATCGGCGAGCCGGTGGTGCAGCACGGCCCCTTCGTGATGAACCACCGGGCGGAGATTCAGCAGGCCTTCCAGGACTACCAGCGCACGGGCTTCGGCGGCTGGCCCTGGCGCAGGGATGATCCGGTGCACGGCCGCGAGGAGGGCCGCTTCGCCCGCCACGCGGATGGCCGGGCCGAGCGCTCCGAGGGCTGA
- a CDS encoding alpha/beta fold hydrolase, with protein MRFNVAVTLVLAVLLSSTGALAGSKRSTYILVHGAFHGGWAWQPFAEELRDDKATVYTPTLTGLGERAHLARPEVSLETHVQDIVSLILFEDLHDVVLVGHSYAGMVITAVAAAVPGRIRQLVYFDAAIPEPGQSFFATVGFPDAFPSGMWMLPSFAAQDFGVTQAEDVAFVAPRLRPQPLASFQEPISFSWSALSKIPKAYIHCKGAWFQRDIFLAFRAKAQARGWKLEDLDASHDAMLTDTQKAYKAFRKVAD; from the coding sequence ATGCGCTTCAACGTGGCAGTCACCCTGGTCTTGGCGGTTCTGCTCTCCTCGACGGGGGCGCTGGCGGGCTCGAAGCGCTCCACCTACATCCTGGTCCACGGCGCGTTCCACGGCGGCTGGGCCTGGCAGCCGTTCGCCGAGGAGCTGCGCGATGACAAGGCCACCGTCTACACGCCCACGTTGACGGGCCTGGGCGAGCGGGCGCACCTGGCGCGGCCGGAGGTGAGCCTGGAGACGCACGTGCAGGACATCGTCTCGCTCATCCTGTTCGAGGACCTGCACGACGTGGTGCTGGTGGGCCACAGCTACGCGGGCATGGTCATCACCGCGGTGGCCGCGGCGGTGCCGGGGCGCATCCGCCAGCTGGTCTACTTCGATGCGGCCATCCCGGAGCCGGGCCAGTCCTTCTTCGCCACGGTGGGCTTCCCGGATGCGTTCCCCTCGGGCATGTGGATGCTGCCCTCCTTCGCCGCGCAGGACTTTGGCGTGACCCAGGCGGAGGACGTGGCCTTCGTGGCCCCGCGCCTGCGGCCCCAGCCGCTGGCCTCCTTCCAGGAGCCCATCTCCTTCAGCTGGAGCGCGCTCTCGAAGATTCCCAAGGCGTACATCCACTGCAAGGGCGCGTGGTTCCAGCGCGACATCTTCCTGGCCTTCCGCGCGAAGGCGCAGGCCCGGGGCTGGAAGCTGGAGGACCTCGATGCCAGCCACGACGCGATGCTGACGGACACCCAGAAGGCCTACAAGGCCTTCCGCAAGGTGGCGGACTGA
- a CDS encoding peroxiredoxin, with translation MLLPLLTAGFLAAAVPQAGDTAPDFTVTDTDGKSYTLSEKVKEGPVIVAFFPKAFTPGCTSELTAYRDRYADIEKLKGQVLAISMDDTETLKKFKDSLKAPFAFIPDPDGKLVKQFDVKTPVMSFAQRYTFVVGEGRKVLKVDSGKDAVDPSSAIAACPLRKQDAKKAPAP, from the coding sequence ATGCTCCTTCCCCTCCTGACGGCAGGTTTCCTCGCGGCAGCGGTTCCCCAGGCCGGTGACACGGCTCCGGACTTCACGGTCACCGACACCGACGGCAAGTCGTACACGCTGTCGGAGAAGGTGAAGGAGGGCCCGGTCATCGTGGCCTTCTTCCCCAAGGCGTTCACCCCCGGGTGCACGAGCGAGCTGACGGCCTACCGGGACCGGTACGCGGACATCGAGAAGCTCAAGGGCCAGGTGCTGGCCATCTCCATGGACGACACGGAGACGCTCAAGAAGTTCAAGGACTCGCTCAAGGCGCCCTTCGCCTTCATCCCCGACCCGGACGGCAAGCTGGTGAAGCAGTTCGACGTGAAGACGCCGGTGATGTCCTTCGCCCAGCGCTACACGTTCGTGGTGGGCGAGGGCCGCAAGGTGCTCAAGGTGGACTCCGGCAAGGACGCCGTGGACCCGTCCTCGGCCATCGCGGCCTGCCCGCTGCGCAAGCAGGACGCGAAGAAGGCCCCGGCGCCCTGA